Part of the Denticeps clupeoides chromosome 3, fDenClu1.1, whole genome shotgun sequence genome, ATTACATAAAGTTGCACTCACTGACAGATAAGCATGTGCAAAAAGTTCACTGGACTTGTCACAGTAATAAAAGTGAGTTATAAAGCTTGTGCCTTTTTGCCACATTGCCACAGCATTGTTGTCTCTTGGAAAGGGTTTTGTAAGCCTTTATGTCTTACAGTTCCTGTGTCTATTACATCCTGAAATCAGATTTTGAGATGACCTGGTTTATATgttataataaatgtgcatACTGTATAGGCCCAAGGGTGGACTTTATgcataaaagcatctgccagaTTAACGTAATGTAATGTGCATGTGACATGCTTGGCTCTTCTAAAATCATTACAGTTGATGGAACATTTTTAGAGGCATCTATGGACttttaaacagcattttttcCACAGATTTAATCACAAAGCAGAGGCAAAGTTTCACACCAAAGCTATTTTTCAGACTTTATTCATCTCATTGTACAGTCCATGCAAGTAAGCACTTCTACAGTATAAGGCAGTGTAGTATTGATCTTATCACGGCTTTTTATAGATcaattcaaatttattttactgtacaaAATCTATGTACACAGGTATGCTAAAGTCATTTATCGGGACAATTTTCTGGTCGGACGTTGTGTGAAACTTCATTGGTGGAATCTGTAGGGATGGGGGTGGCTGCTCATGTGCAAAAGTTTCATGAGAAGCTCCTTGCCATTCTCTGACTGGGAATCGTTCTCGTTATCGCCATCCAGACACGATTGGTCGACAGTGCAGCCCTCTTGAGGACGACACATTCGTGGAAAGAACATTAGAAAAATACGTGGGAAACtgacatttattttactgaCATTTATCGGTTGGCGCTAACATTGCTCCAAATGTAAAGATGCACTAGAACTCTGCTCTTACCTGAGTCACAGCAGATACCTGGGGCAGCACAGTGGCCATCCTCAGAGCCACAGGCTTTTCCTCCGGCCTCACAAGGAGAAGGAAGAAAGTTCTCCTCCAGGCAGCGTGCCGTTTCAGGTGAGCCCATGTAGCAGCCAAGGCCTTCTCCACAGCAGATGCTGGGACCAAAACAGCGACCCCGGTCCCCAGGGCCACATGACAAACACTGAGCACGAAACGGAAATATTAACCTGTCTACTGCCAGATAGATACATCAATTGTACAccaacaaacatttaaaaatggtaACATACTTGTCTTTAATGAGCAGTTATATGTTATTAGTCAAACAAATAAGTGTCCACTCACTTGTCTGGACGGGAAATCTTGTGCAGCTCTTTTTCCACCGATGGGACAGTTGGAGATGTAACAGGCTGTGCAGGCAGACAGCAGGCACAGTAGGCAGAAAACTGAGACAGGCGCTCCCGACATGGTTCTGGCTGTGATAAAATAACAAATTTAAATGACACATATAGGACCGCATAccattttgatattttaaagGTTGAGCAAGGTTTGAAAAATATACTTACTTTTGCTATGATGAGGCTGAAGTCAGTATATTTTGAGGAGTACAGATACCAGCGTAGTGATTCACACGTTTAAATGTGTCCTTATATACCATTTACGCAATCTTAAATCGTGATGTGGCTATCACGCCTTCTATTAACAGTCACCTGCAGGTCAATTGTCTGACCTGTCCAGGGCAATGGAATGGACAGCAAGTTGACCGCTAACAAGGATTTGCATGACTTTGCATGAATATGACTATGCATGAGAACATTATGGTTAAATCAGACTTGCAGGGTTGAATTGTAACATGAATTTACATATCCAAATTAGCAGGAAagttatagaaattgtatgaggCAATTATTGCCTTTCTAGAAAAGTTAAAACTTTTATGTGTTAATAATAGCCTCAGAGCTGTGGTCATATACATTCCTGCCATCTATCTTTTATAAACGCCAGATAGGGATAGGAATAGGAAGTTGATCTCAGTCAACTCTTATTATAAGAgtactgaatatttttttaaaaacactgtagtttttttcataatttaatttaatattttaatgcagtGAAGCTTTCTCCGTCTGTAATGTTATAGTGTAAGTAGCATGAAATGCATATTGTGCCATAATGCAGAGAGGGGAAATTGTGGCCTAATTACACTGGAAGGACAGGACTTGAATGAAGATTTAgatataaaaagaataataatttatcACTGAGGTCACAAATTAATAGATCACCCATTCAGACCTGGCAGCTGCTCAATAATTTGGACCTAATGGATCTCAAATTGCACACCTAACAACTGAATTAGACGATATTACACATCCATGGCCCAAAATGAAGATAATGAATCTGACGTCACCCGTTTTTAATGAGTTGATGACGCACCTCTGAACTAAATcaaaattacttttttattttgtataattatttaGAATACCATgttcttctgtttattttacagaaacTGCAAGAAACTTGAAAACTGTGTGCCGTAAATAACGAGGCCACGGGTAGGCTATGAATTAACGAGGTCAAAAGGTCGTTTCATGATGTCATAGTTTATGTGTTGCTTAGCAACTGTAGCATATTAATGGACTATATTGTTTGGCGGAAGACTTTTTCCAAATCATCCGCCaaatcaataatttaaaaaaacttaaaagcTAGATTAAAAtactcatttgaaataaatgtatacatacagtaattcatatacatatagattcaaataatgtatgtaatgtttATCCAACAGATGTTTTTATTAGGTTTGATTTAGAATGAATGATAATGCagagcattaaaatgaattaaaatccTCTCTGGATCATTGCGCTCCAGAGACAATCCCGTCTTAATTTCTGACCGCCGACCGACTCGGCGGCCGCCGCTCCGCCTCCTGCGCGACTGGCTCCCCGTTCCGGCTCCACCTGCGCTCGGCGAGCGGGGCTGAACATGGCGGAGTTCCGCTCGCTGCGCGGCGGCCGCCGGCGCGTTCGGTGGTAACGCCGGCGTTCGCGACCGGGTCGTCCGCGGAGCGGCGTGTGTGACGCGTCGCCATCTTTGTGCGGCGCGTCCGAATCTGCTGAACCGACTCCGGCTCACTTGACAAG contains:
- the oxt gene encoding oxytocin-neurophysin 1 codes for the protein MSGAPVSVFCLLCLLSACTACYISNCPIGGKRAAQDFPSRQCLSCGPGDRGRCFGPSICCGEGLGCYMGSPETARCLEENFLPSPCEAGGKACGSEDGHCAAPGICCDSEGCTVDQSCLDGDNENDSQSENGKELLMKLLHMSSHPHPYRFHQ